From Mucilaginibacter rubeus, a single genomic window includes:
- a CDS encoding sugar MFS transporter: MAQTASTVIESPVKKSAINPIVIIGALFFIFGFVTWMNGTLIPYLKIACELSTKEAYFVTTAFYIAYVVMGIPAGKTIKKFGFKNGMAIGLFVMAIGALIFIPAAMTRTYGIFLIGLFVQGTGLTVLQTASNPYITILGPAETAARRISIMGICNKIAGALAPVILGTVVLANIDAITEKLKTLNASEKALELNELASRVIMPYGIMVVVLILLAILIYFSSLPEINTEHEDEEVAAANTNKTSITQFPHLMLGVATLFVYVGAEVIAGDSISLYGTSQHIALSTAKFFTSCTLVSMIVGYLVGVFCIPKFITQQKALVASAILGIILTIATLLTHGYASVFCIALLGLANSLMWPAIWPLALAGLGRFTKIASSLLVMGIAGGAVLPPLYGYFSEKFSAQSAYIMLIPIYLFILYYSTLGHKAGRANVKA, translated from the coding sequence TTATTCTTCATTTTTGGTTTTGTAACCTGGATGAATGGTACACTCATTCCCTATTTAAAAATAGCCTGTGAGCTTAGTACCAAGGAAGCTTATTTTGTAACCACCGCCTTTTATATTGCTTATGTTGTAATGGGCATCCCTGCCGGTAAAACCATCAAAAAGTTTGGTTTTAAGAACGGCATGGCTATAGGCTTATTTGTAATGGCCATAGGCGCGTTGATTTTTATACCGGCCGCTATGACCCGCACCTACGGAATATTTTTGATTGGTCTGTTTGTGCAAGGTACCGGTTTAACGGTATTACAAACTGCATCAAACCCATATATCACTATTTTAGGCCCGGCTGAAACTGCGGCGAGGCGCATCAGTATCATGGGAATCTGTAATAAAATTGCTGGTGCTTTGGCCCCGGTTATTTTAGGAACAGTAGTACTTGCCAATATTGACGCGATAACCGAAAAGCTAAAAACCTTAAACGCCAGCGAAAAAGCATTGGAATTAAATGAGCTTGCATCAAGGGTGATCATGCCTTATGGCATCATGGTGGTTGTTTTGATCCTGCTGGCTATACTTATCTATTTTTCTTCACTACCAGAAATCAATACCGAACATGAAGACGAAGAAGTAGCTGCAGCAAACACCAATAAAACAAGTATTACACAGTTCCCGCATTTAATGCTGGGTGTGGCCACCTTATTTGTTTACGTAGGTGCCGAGGTTATTGCCGGCGATTCCATTTCTCTTTATGGTACTTCGCAACATATCGCCTTGTCAACAGCTAAATTCTTTACATCATGTACCCTGGTATCTATGATAGTGGGCTATTTGGTTGGGGTTTTCTGTATCCCTAAATTCATAACTCAACAGAAGGCTTTAGTTGCTTCGGCAATATTGGGTATCATTTTAACTATTGCAACCTTATTAACGCACGGTTATGCATCGGTATTTTGCATTGCCTTGCTTGGCTTGGCCAATTCATTAATGTGGCCTGCTATATGGCCGCTGGCACTGGCTGGTTTGGGTCGGTTTACCAAAATAGCATCGTCATTATTGGTTATGGGTATTGCTGGCGGCGCTGTTTTGCCTCCGCTGTACGGCTATTTCTCTGAAAAATTTTCGGCACAATCTGCCTATATTATGCTGATTCCTATCTACCTGTTCATCCTGTATTATTCAACTTTAGGGCATAAAGCAGGCAGGGCTAATGTAAAAGCATAA